The DNA window aaaaattgaagctagaaaattgtatGACTTGTATAATTCTCATAGAAGAAATGTAGTATGTAATGAAGAACCTCAAAGTTCTAGTTGTAGATATAATGAAGATGATATGCTAGATTGTTATCTTGAACTTTCTCataatgatagaaatgattttgatgcatatattaatcaaaatacgGAAACTATTAAGGCCTCACAAGGTTTTACTGATCTTCTAGATTGGTGGAGCAANNNNNNNNNNNNNNNNNNNNNNNNNNNNNNNNNNNNNNNNNNNNNNNNNNNNNNNNNNNNNNNNNNNNNNNNNNNNNNNNNNNNNNNNNNNNNNNNNNNNNNNNNNNNNNNNNNNNNNNNNNNNNNNNNNNNNNNNNNNNNNNNNNNNNNNNNNNNNNNNNNNNNNNNNNNNNNNNNNNNNNNNNNNNNNNNNNNNNNNNNNNNNNNNNNNNNNNNNNNAGGTGTGttgcacacatatataattgATTGTTAGAGATGGTATAGCAATGTATAATGATGGTTGCATAAAAGTTGAAAttgcatgtcattttatttttaaatgtcaagttaagtctagacgtagagattttgaaaatcgTTGTCGTGAATTTATTCTTCCACCTAGAAAAATCCAAAATTGTACTAGATGAAATTCTTTATTCGAAATTCTTGAAGTCTCTTATGAGTATAGGAAACCTTTACAAATGGTTTggaatgctcataattcaaatatgaactatagacttgatgataatgattggaatgacgtaaaagaacttatagaattcttaaaagttttttatttagctacaaaaaaatatctacactttattatccaactatttgctTTGTTTTAccaaatatttgtgctatttatagtaaattttataaattcaaaaataaaccaagatttgaagattctgttaagaaaatgattgaaaaattttaaaaatattttattcctattcctcaaatttatttaacttcttgtttgttaaacccacattacaaaGATGAAGGTGCATCACAAATGgttgataaaatttattttaatgtaggtattgaagatgatgaaacacctagttgtcaagaagttaaaaatagtataaaaattgaagctagaaaattgtatGACTTGTATAATTCTCATAGAAGAAATGTAGTATGTAATGAAGAACCTCAAAGTTCTAGTTGTAGATATAATGAAGATGATATGCTAGATTGTTATCTTGAACTTTCTCataatgatagaaatgattttgatgcatatattaatcaaaatacagaAACTATTAAGGCCTCACAAGGTTTTACTGATCTTCTAGATTGGTGGAGCAATCACGACAAGGGATTTCCAAAACTTCAACCGGTTGCTCGAGATGTGTTAGCTATTCAAGCATCTTCAGTAGCTTCAGAAAGCGCTTTTAGTgcaacaaaatttcaaattggagagcatagatattcattagcagcagatagcttggagatatcggtactatttagagattggattaATGGCGAGAGAAGGAGTTATGAGCGTCCAACTTTACctaccaaatttgaaaatgatattgatGAAATGATGCAAGATTTTAGTGACGACGACATTGATGCATTGGATGAACTATCCAATCAACCAATTCCAGATCATGTTACCaaagaaatgttaaatgatttaagAAAAGATTGGCTTGGTAGCATAAACTATTAAATGTCTATTAGTATGAATATGATCATTTGAGGTCTAATTCAAACAAAatccttcctagaaggtggctgtgtAGATTAGGTCTTTTAATCctctactaatattttgtaactctaattgtactatttaatttaattaatattaataaaactataggctattcgccttaatttttcttattattgtcttcaacttttataatttttaaagtttgaaatttatacttttaaacttttaaaatttgaaatttaaacttttaaagtttgaaattttatttttaaacttttatacttttaaagtttgaaatttaaaattttaaacttttaaagtgtgaaatttaaacttttatagttttaaagtttgaaatttaaaattttaaacttttaaagtatgaaatttaaacttttatagttttaaagtttgaaatttaaattttcaaacttttatagtgtgaaatttaaacttttatactttttaagtttgaaagtttgtattttaaactttaaaagtttaaaagtatacatttttaactttaaaattataaaagttttaatattatttgattaatgttcctaattttttaattttaataagtagtttttttaaaaaaaaatgtagccGTTGGTCCCGGTTTCCGGTCCGGTCCGGGACGgattaacatatattttttcggAACTACCAGTTCCGGTACCTTTCCGCCCAACAGTACCCGGTTTCGGTCGCTCCCGGTCTGGTAGTCCCGCTACCGATTTCGTTGCCATGCTTACCTGGAAGTGGAAAAATTGTGTAACACCCCTAAAAAGAAATTCTAAGTTGAGACCCAAACTATTCTTTATTTACGTATAAGGTCGTATCGGGTGATCTTAAATTTCTCATATGTGTAAagtcaattctttagtgtggaaatggatttggatatgaattaaggtcacaagaatTCCCtaacacaaagttgagttgaaagcttccttaccgattaagttttgacataagattctatttgagtcaacttcaaacgatcatatctctcaacatataatgaattaggtgacccatgacatatcaaattaaatgtcTATGAATCCTCTTTctaatgccaccaagtttgtttttcattttgaattcagagtaaaaagttatgccaattttagtgaagccctgttaGACAGTCAAAGTTCTACGGATGGCAATACAGCCAATGGAAtgttccacggaccgtagagTCATCCGGGAAGGCTTGTTGCACTTTTTTCAGCAACTTAAGGCACACTTTCTAGGGATAACTACAACTCAAAGTACATTAAACCTGGTAAATGTCGATAATTATCGAACCATGCATAAAGTTCTTATGTGTCAAACCAAAGAGAATAAGACATTAATAGTATTAGTCATACAAGTATTTTCTCCTATATTACGTTGATTTGATAAGTCGTGAaccattaattatattttattactaaaatGACATCTaactaagtaattttttttacttattatttaaataaaattaaactatataattaaataattttaaaatgcaatttatacaatattggataaatatttaaatctatataattaaataattattttctatatattggAACATGATTGATGAATATAAAGATCCCAAGAATATATTCAAGCTTTTAAGTTGGAAGggtaaaaatttaattataatttttgtattagatattttaattgaaaatgcTTGGCCATGCCAAACAGGCTCTAAAGgaccatttttgtcattttctccaATGTATTTACATCATAACTGGTAAACAAAGGGATatcgaaaaagaaaaatgtgggAATTGGTTTCTTCGCTTTCACACACTGTTTCTGTGAAGTTcaaatttcagtttccaaaacccagaaattttataacaataagGCCATGGATGAACAAGTACAGCTCAATTCGATGTGCCGGAAAAGTCAATCGATGGTCCCTTAATGGCATGAATGCCCTTGTCACTGGTGGCACTAGAGGCATTGGGTCCGTTTTCAGTTCTCCCTTTTCATTTGCTTGTGCTTTTTTAAGGATACTATATATCTTTATAGCCATGTGATATAAGcttaaatgaataaataatgatTCATACAGCCGATTCAAAATTGTTTGGGACTGAGGTGTAGTTGTtgtaattattgttgttgttgtatttcttTATATCCATGGGATATGAGCTTAAATGAAGAAATGGAGATTTAATATAGCTGATTCAAAATTGTTTGGGACTGAGGTGTAGTTGTTATTATTGTCGttgtatttcttttatattcatGGTATATGAGCTTAAATAAGAAATGGAGAGATTTAATATAGCTGATTCCAAATTGTTTGGGACTATCTTTATATCCACGGTATTTGAGCTTAAATGAAGATATGAGGGTTCATATAGTCAATTTCAATTGTTTGAGATTGAGGCCTAGTTGTTATTGTCGTTGTATATCTTTATATCCATGGGATTTGAGCTTAAATGAAGAAATGAGGATTCTCGTGGCTGATTCCAATTTTTTTAGGACTGAGGTGTAGTTGTTGTTATTGTCATTGTATATTCATAGGATATGAACATAAATGAAGAAATGTGGATTCATTTAGCCGATTTCAATTTGCTTAAGGTTGAGGTGTAGTTGTTGTTATTGTCATTGTATATCTTGATATCCCTGGGATATGAGCTTAAATGAAGAAATGAGGATTCAATATAGCTGATAACAACTTGTTTGAGACTGAGGCGTAGTTGTTGTCGTTGCATATACTTATATCCATGGGGCTTAAATGAACAAATGGAGATTCATATAGCTAATtccaacttgtttgggactgaggCATAATTGTTGTTATTGTCCTTGTATATCATCTTATATCCATTCACACATTAATTGAGTTTTTACATAATTACTGTAGAATGTTGCTTGctttattttgaactttataatttcatttattatGGGTAGTTACACCATTAATTACTTTAATGTACAACAACGACATACCCAATGTTATATCAGAAAATGGGTTTGAAGAGGGTAGGTGTACATAGTCCTTACCCTTACCTAGtaatttaattactttaatgtgacttataatatccttttaaactcattttttttccagttatgacttctattgtaaaagatATGACTTAGTAGTGTTTTGAATGATATTGTAAGCAGTATTCACTTTTCAGATAGAGGATATAACTGATGTTCgattttattgtaaaatttttGAGGTGGAGTGGTTTTTGTGTAGTTTCtataatatacattttatttcaaGACAACCAAGGATTTCATGTACATTTCACATGATAAAGTTATATGCTTTGATCTTGTACTCTGAATCATCATTTGTTTTGAGACAGAAGAAATAGCCAATATAGCCACAAGTCTAGTATTTTTTTATCTAGTTTTCTTGAAAATCCAAGTATAACTACGCATTTGTATTTGACAATGTGAATTGTTGTATAATTAGGCATGCGATAGTGGAGGAATTGTGTGGACTGGGAGCCACTGTGCATACGTGTGCCCGAAATGAAGATGAACTTGGAACATGTTTGAGGAGCTGGAAAGATGAGGGCTTTACAGTGTCTGGTTCCTTGTGTGATGTGTCTTCTCAAGTTGATCGCCAAAAGTTAATGGAGGTTGTTTCATCTACATTCAATGGGAAGCTCGACATTCTTGTAGgtatcttttctttttgattgtTTATTCTCTTAGGTAGAAAAGTTTTCCCTTTAAAATTATGACTGACTTGAGCCGAATGGATATCATATAATCGACCTCAACCAGTTGGAACAAATAGATGATTTAtggaaagttttttttatcttccACAAAGTGATTCTGTCTCGTAAGATGTTTCTGGAAAAGCTTATATATAACTACTCTTTAACAACCAAGAAATCCTAGAGGCCCAATGGTGTGCGGTTCTAATTTCTTTGGATAATTATCCCAGATTAGCACCAGATTATGTATGACTGTTGTTGGTGCATATAGAACTCATATACCAACATTAGATTGATAATTGGGTTAATCTGCAAGAGATACAGCTGAATTATCTTTCAGTGTTGAACCTTGAAAATTTTTGGCTAACTGGCATTTCTCCAGCTGCATATAAGAAAAAACTAAATGAGTAGGAGATTTAGTGGTATTGGGATCATTGTTGGATAATACATTGCATCATATATCTCTTTGCTCCTCAAGTTATACATGATGTCTGATTAACTAATCATTCATAATGTTGGACCTGGCACCTCagtgttaaaataaatatctgTGAACGTATGATGCATCTAGCTTTATTGGCCGGATTGCATGCACCAATAGATTAACTAATTGGCTTTCTTTCATTGATCAGTAGATAAACAACGTGGGGACCAATATTCGCAAAGCTATGGTGGATTTTACAGCTGAAGAGTTTTCCAGCCTCATGGCAACAAATTTTGAATCTGTTTTCCATCTGTGTCAGCTGGCCTATCCCCTTTTGAAAGCATCCGGGGCTGGAAGTGTTGTGTTCACTTCTTCTGTCTCAGGTTTTGTCTCATTGAAATCTATGTCTTTACAAGGAGCAACAAAAGGTATggtctttccttttttttcaagACTTTATGGTTGATAGAGAGTAACGATGATGAAATGCCATCATCTTTTCCACTTGAATGTTGTCCACAGGAGCAATTAATCAACTTACAAAAAATTTGGCATGCGAGTGGGCTAAAGACAACATCAGGAGTAATGCTGTTGCACCTTGGTACATCAAAACATCCATGGTGGAGCAAGTAATTCCATACTTTCTTCTCTTCAGTAATCCATGGTTATCTTTGATGAACTGCGTATTTTAGGTATTCTCTGAGGTTGTCTTTGGTCTCTAGTACATGCATCCTATTTTGTCTAGATACCAGCATCATTAGAGTGTtattatgtttgctattttcctttttgttgAGGTTCATATTCAAGAGTATTTATATGCTTTTGTATCCCTATGCTTATGCTTTTTCATGCTAATCCCTGACGCTGCTGCAAATGGGGAGAAAAGGAAACAAAACTGAGCACCGAAAGAGTGGCGTTTTTTTTCTTAAGAAGATTAGTTTATCTTAACAAAGAGAGTAGGTTCTTGGGGGTGGAGAAATGGTCAAGTAAGTTCTGAAATACAGGTGCAGGATTATATAagaactagtaaaattacccacGCTTCGCTCGGGTATTTAATATTacggaatttataaaataacactTGAAAcctatcagtcattaaaacgaaaacactatattattttatatacaagattacgtagtaacaaacattaataatgtaagggaaaatgaaaattataacatcttatcatatatccttaataacataagcataaattaataattgtaaaaatacataccaggatctgtaacataagcaatggtgtcagtgagccactcaacaagAGCATAGTACACGAATATTTagttgtgcagaagaagaagaagaggaggttaAGAATTTCCGTTGTTTTAaagaaatccctctatttatagacaacaaagggtagtgtgaacaaatgtttattgtgccttatcggaaaggttacaactatttggaaaagttgcaaccctttggataggtcacaacctttcataaaagtcgcaactcttcattaaagtcacaactattCATAAAAGTctcaactcttcataaaagtcgcaacttttcataaaaagtcataatttttcatgaaaggggaaggctagttttggaaataaataaattaaaagagaattctgctttgtggtggcgccacgtaggcgggcctagggttctcttttatatatatatatatatatatatgattatataAGGGGAACATGTAGAAGGATTCGACAATTGGTTTAGATCGGTGATTGTAAAACTTCCTTTTAGCGATCTTAATCTGCATTTAAAATTCTGGAACTATGGACCTAGCTGAACTGGAGAGCCCCGGATTCTCACGGGTATCATTGAATTACGGTAGGTACCATATGAATATGGTGGTTTgaatgaagataaaaagaagatgTCTTTTAGATTGTTTGAATTTCTGGGAGGAAAAAGGAAACTCACTGATTTTGGCTGAAAAGTCGATGTGACTATTGCAGCACACTGCCCACCGTATCCTACTTcccttatataaaaaaaaaaggaggtaGTCATGGAAAGAATATGCTCATGACTAGCTGAGTGCAGACCAGACGAGAGATGTCTAGTCTGGATTGCTGTCATTCTGTAATGGTCTCGTGCTTTTTGAGCCACTTCTCCCCTGCTGTTGCTGTCACAGTTACTATGAATTGCAAACTCAATCGTCAAGTCATGGTATAGACAGAAGAAGGGAGAGGAGCAATGATAGGTGAGCTCTTTAGTCATTTGTTCAAGCTGAACTCTAAAGCCTCGAAGTGAAGCTGAGCAACTGCCAGCATGTGAATGGAGAGAGCCACTCAATGGTTGCCGAGGCGAGAGGAATATGATAGAGAACAGAGGCAGAGTTAGTGTATCACACACAGGAAATTGGCAAAAGGAAGGTGAGCTAGGCTTTCGCTAGAGAGGTTGGTAGCGAAGGAGTGTAATAATCTAGCCATAGCTCTTGCTTCGGGCAGAAAGGTTGCTTTAGCTCCTTTCATACTATCTCATCTATACCGAGGCTATAGAAGCTTAGTTACCCGAGGATTTGGTTCTGCGGGGGGGCCCTTCTGGATCCTACAGCTCTGGCTGCAGTCTTACTTTCTGCAGTATAGACCTTTGCCTTACGATACACAGAACTGTACGACTTTAGGGATTGCCCTGGCTTAAGGGAAGTTAAAACAGAACAACTTTCGAGAATGTTTTAAGTTCTTCTACTCATGTTCCTCCATATCTCCTAGTCTGTTCACTCCATATTCACCTGGATGGCTGAAATTGCCGGTGCATATTCCATCTAGTAAGCTAGCTCTAGATGATATCTGGTCCAGCTTCCTTATTCCTCGAGACCTCCAGTATGGTCTCGCAATAGGGAACTGAAGTGTTGGAAAAGTTGGAGTGGAGTATTACTCTCCAAATCAGTTTGCACGGTAGTTCGGCTTGACACAGACAACTTCTCTACCTCCTTATCAGTCTGCCAACGCTTCACCACTCGAAAGGATCGTTTTCAATTCAGAAAGTGGCATTAGAGAAGTGGATTCGAAGTTTGATCAACTGAAGAGAAATTTCTCAGTTGTCGAATTTCATCCTAATCCCAAATGTACGCCATCGTTTAAGTCGTGGTGGTCTACTTACATAAGTAAAACACGGACCTAATCAGCTGAGCAGATCCTAGATAGGATTATCGGTGAGGAAGCAATCAAGAAAGAAGGAATAAAGGTATTGTATACGAAACTTTTCCCTTCATGTATAATACAGTCAAAGCTCGTAACATGACACTTACTCATCAATCAATatacttttgtttcttttttttgtagACTCTATTTCGCGGTAAGGGCAAGAAAAAGACAAGAGGCCTCCGAAAAATGGAAAGAGGGAACTGGTCCTTCCTGAAAGTTAAATCCTTGAAGTCAAATTGTTGGTTTAGACATGCAATTTTTGTTAGTTAATATTAATCTTCTCCCTTTCTTGTTTCAGAATATCAAACATTATGCTGGTGTACCTGGCTCAAGTCACTCGTCAATTAATCATCATGAGAAGTCTGTCGCTGATGAAGTACGGACACATTCTTATGAAATACATTGTTATAGAAAATATGTTTGTTTATTCGTTAGAAACGACCTTATGTTTTAAATCTTTTGCTAGGATGTCAAGTCACCTGCAGCACAATACTCAGCAGAAGTACTTGACAAAGCTAAAGCTGAAGTTCAGAAGCTACTAAAGATGCTTTTGCAACAAGTGTTTCTCCCGGAAAACTATTCATCTTTATAGGCTGCTCTTCCTATATATGTTGAATCACCTGATCTCTCGGTTGAGAAAGCACGTAATTTGGAGGAACTCAGAAGAAATCTTCCATCTGTACTCGCAAATTTTCAGGAGGCAAAGAAGTAGGACGAGTATTACAAAGAGAGTGTCAGGAAGGTAATGTTGATCGATGATATTATTAGAAAACAGGAGCTTCACACTGAACTCAAAGACCTTCTCTGAACTCCATCGAGAAGGTCTTTGAGTTCAGTGTGAAGCTCCTGTTAATAATATCATCGACCAACATTACCTTCCTGGCACTCTCTTTGTAATACTCGTCCTTCTGCTTCTTTGCCTCCTGAAAATTTGCAAGTAGAGATGGAAGATTTCTTCTGAGTTCCTCCAAATTACGTGCTTTCTCAACCGAGAGATCAGGTGATTCAACATATATAGGAAGAGCAGCCTATAAAGATGAATAGTTTTCCGGGAGAAACACTTGTTGCAAAAGCATCTTTAGTAGCTTCTGAACTTCAGCTTTAGCTTTGTCAAGTACTTCTGCTGAGTATTGTGCTGCAGGTGACTTGACATCCTAGCAAAAGATTTAAAACATAAGGTCGTTTCTAACGAATAAACAAACATATTTTCTATAACAATGTATTTCATAAGAATGTGTCCGTACTTCATCAGCGACAGACTTCTCATGATGATTAATTGACGAGTGACTTGAGCCAGGTACACCAGCATAATGTTTGATATTCTGAAACAAGAAAGGGAGAAGATTAATATTAACTAACAAAAATTGCATGTCTAAACCAACAATTTGACTTCAAGGATTTAACTTTCAGGAAGGACCAGTTCCCTCTTTCCATTTTTCGGAGGCCTCTTGTCTTTTTCTTGCCCTTACCGCGAAATAGAGTctacaaaaaaaagaaacaaaagtatATTGATTGATGAGTAAGTGTCATGTTACGAGCTTTGACTGTATTATACATGAAGGGAAAAGTTTCGTATACAATACCTTTATTCCTTCTTTCTTGATTGCTTCCTCACCGATAATCCTATCTAGGATCTGCTCAGCTGATTAGGTCCGTGTTTTACTTATGTAAGTAGACCACCACGACTTAAACGATGGCGTACATTTGGGATTAGGATGAAATTCGACAACTGAGAAATTTCTCTTCAGTTGATCAAACTTCGAATCCACTTCTCTAATGCCACTTTCTGAATTGAAAACGATCCTTTCGAGTGGTGAAGCGTTGGCAGACTGATAAGGAGGTAGAGAAGTTGTCTGTGTCAAGCCGAACTACCGTGCAAACTGATTTGGAGAGTAATACTCCACTCCAACTTTTCCAACACTTCAGTTCCCTATTGCGAGACCATACTGGAGGTCTCGAGGAATAAGGAAGCTGGACCAGATATCGTCTAGAGCTAGCTTACTAGATGGAATATGCACCGGCAATTTCAGCCATCCAGGTGAATATGGAGTGAACAGACTAGGAGATATGGAGGAACATGAGTAGAAGAACTTAAAACATTCTCGAAAGTTGTTNNNNNNNNNNNNNNNNNNNNNNNNNNNNNNNNNNNNNNNNNNNNNNNNNNNNNNNNNNNNNNNNNNNNNNNNNNNNNNNNNNNNNNNNNNNNNNNNNNNNNNNNNNNNNNNNNNNNNNNNNNNNNNNNNNNNNNNNNNNNNNNNNNNNNNNNNNNNNNNNNNNNNNNNNNNNNNNNNNNNNNNNNNNNNNNNNNNNNNNNNNNNNNNNNNNNNNNNNNNNNNNNNNNNNNNNNNNNNNNNNNNNNNNNNNNNNNNNNNNNNNNNNNNNNNNNNNNNNNNNNNNNNNNNNNNNNNNNNNNNNNNNNNNNNNNNNNNNNNNNNNNNNNNNNNNNNNNNNNNNNNNNNNNNNNNNNNNNNNNNNNNNNNNNNNNNNNNNNNNNNNNNNNNNNNNNNNNNNNNNNNNNNNNNNNNNNNNNNNNNNNNNNNNNNNNNNNNNNNNNNNNNNNNNNNNNNNNNNNNNNNNNNNNNNNNNNNNNNNNNNNNNNNNNNNNNNNNNNNNNNNNNNNNNNNNNNNNNNNNNNNNNNNNNNNNAGAAACATCAACCAACAACAAAAGTAAGGGAGGAAGCGCGAAAGAAAATTTATCCCCCATTAAAGTGCTGGAGGAGACCTGATGCTAAATGCAATCAGCTTGGACACGAAGCAGTGATTTGTAAAAATAAGGCCCTACATCAGAATGCAAATGCTCAAGTTGTTGATTAAGAAGAAGAGGATCATCTTTTTGTAGCACTAACCACATGACTAATGACAGTGGTCTATTCAAGGAATTGAAGCCCACTGAAGTTTCCAAGGTTCGGATAGGAAATAGAGACAAGCACTGGAATTGGAACTTTAACTATCAAGACAAGCACTGGCACAAAGAAAATTTCAGAGgttctttatgttcttgaaattgatcaaaatTTGCTAAGTGTAGGACATCTGATTGAAAAAGGATTCAGAATTTTTTTCGAAGGTCATCACTGACACTACTGGAAATGAGCAACTAGATTATTCCAGAAAGGCAAGCATTATTGTTGCTGAAGAAGGAAGATATGACAAGAGGATTACCAACTCTAGTTGATCACCTACCACGTTGTCAAGCTTGTCAATTTGGTAAGCAGAATAGGAAGCAACATGGCGGACTTCTCAAAGGTCACAACTGATTAACACAGATGTTGCAGGACCTCAAAGAACACTGTCCCTTAATGGTAGTCTATTCATTGACACTTATACAAGATTCTGctggattttttttcttcatgaaaTACAAATCAGAAGTGGCTGGAATTTTCTGGATGTTGAAGAAGATGATGGAAAATCAAAGTGGTTGCAGCACTCAATCCCTTGTGGTCTGACAATGGAAAAGAGTATAATTATGAagaatttaacaaattttgtGAGGAAGCAAGTATTACTCATGAGCTCACTACTCCAAATACTCCGCAACAAAATGGAATTAGTGAAAGAAGGAACCGATATATAATAGAGATGACGCGGTGCATGTTGCATGACaaagagttgtcaaaaagttTTTGGGCGGAGGCAGCTAATACAACAGTATTTCTCCAAAACTGGCTTCCCACCATAGCATTGCAGAGTAAAACTGCATTCAAGGCTTGGAATGGATTCAAACCATCCCTAAAGcttcattaaaatatttggttttgtttctttctttcatgTGTCGCAAGTTAAAAGAGACAAATTTGATAAAAAGTCAGTTCGTGAAATCTCTGTGGT is part of the Solanum stenotomum isolate F172 chromosome 8, ASM1918654v1, whole genome shotgun sequence genome and encodes:
- the LOC125872752 gene encoding tropinone reductase homolog At2g29260, chloroplastic-like isoform X1 gives rise to the protein MWELVSSLSHTVSVKFKFQFPKPRNFITIRPWMNKYSSIRCAGKVNRWSLNGMNALVTGGTRGIGHAIVEELCGLGATVHTCARNEDELGTCLRSWKDEGFTVSGSLCDVSSQVDRQKLMEVVSSTFNGKLDILINNVGTNIRKAMVDFTAEEFSSLMATNFESVFHLCQLAYPLLKASGAGSVVFTSSVSGFVSLKSMSLQGATKGAINQLTKNLACEWAKDNIRSNAVAPWYIKTSMVEQVLSNKDYLQEVYDRTPLGRLGEPSEVSSLVGFLCLPASSYITGQIICVDGGMSVNGFYPHHD
- the LOC125872752 gene encoding tropinone reductase homolog At2g29260, chloroplastic-like isoform X2, with amino-acid sequence MWELVSSLSHTVSVKFKFQFPKPRNFITIRPWMNKYSSIRCAGKVNRWSLNGMNALVTGGTRGIGHAIVEELCGLGATVHTCARNEDELGTCLRSWKDEGFTVSGSLCDVSSQVDRQKLMEVVSSTFNGKLDILINNVGTNIRKAMVDFTAEEFSSLMATNFESVFHLCQLAYPLLKASGAGSVVFTSSVSGFVSLKSMSLQGATKGAINQLTKNLACEWAKDNIRSNAVAPWYIKTSMVEQVIPYFLLFSNPWLSLMNCVF